A single genomic interval of Coccidioides posadasii str. Silveira chromosome 1, complete sequence harbors:
- a CDS encoding uncharacterized protein (EggNog:ENOG410PU8N~COG:S): MTVSGTTTRSDTASQCSDSEHLAQFDQVRKILQLQNLPAFALKIRYGDAVAADSSCRVVPDPLSGTYHILFKLEFDDGVHWLLKVPANGYPDAFDAVSARALRSEALTMRLIQRKTKAPVPTVYHFDDTLNNELHCPFILMEYVDGRPLYEIWFDQNVDPEVLEKRRCRALDGVARAMLELGKFVFDEAGEILFDHNDCPCCIGPMKMLDIQAMLGQDDDDDDSTIFCSVGPFRSAKSWFTCMLDRREPPPDEYSLGVYSVLRLFIDLAFPETQSGEKTDFVLSHPDFDIQNVLVSDDGSLRSLIDWDGVSTVPRCLGNEVYPSWLTRDWNPVTYTFDESATPGSDCQNNHENSPRELEHYRKIYQKLIEKILEFPAASKRMAANSLVLRNLYIAATDPVCTHAIVRRIFEEITSRTAPVKSSTEHKGENGSNNGDNCNNGADSRGDGDHTHVDEGDDDFFIYDVFTKFRRGNLSERNLQRLTRGFQALLI; encoded by the coding sequence ATGACGGTCTCAGGTACTACTACTAGAAGCGACACTGCTTCTCAGTGCTCGGACAGCGAGCATTTGGCCCAGTTCGACCAAGTCCGCAAGATCCTACAACTGCAAAACCTACCAGCGTTTGCCTTGAAGATTCGCTATGGAGATGCCGTCGCTGCTGACTCGTCCTGTCGCGTCGTCCCTGACCCTCTCTCCGGCACTTATCATATTCTCTTCAAGCTCGAGTTCGACGATGGGGTGCACTGGCTCCTCAAAGTCCCCGCTAATGGTTATCCCGACGCCTTTGACGCCGTTTCTGCCCGCGCCCTCCGGTCTGAAGCACTGACGATGCGTTTAATCCAAAGGAAAACCAAAGCACCCGTTCCAACCGTGTATCATTTCGACGATACCCTAAACAACGAGCTCCACTGTCCCTTTATCCTGATGGAATATGTCGACGGCCGCCCATTGTACGAAATTTGGTTCGATCAAAATGTCGACCCCGAGGTACTCGAAAAACGTCGCTGTCGTGCGTTGGATGGCGTGGCGCGAGCAATGTTGGAGCTCGGCAAGTTTGTCTTCGACGAGGCTGGGGAGATACTCTTCGATCATAATGACTGTCCATGCTGCATCGGGCCGATGAAGATGCTGGATATCCAAGCCATGCTGGGGcaggacgatgatgatgatgattcCACAATCTTCTGTTCCGTTGGGCCCTTCCGCAGCGCAAAATCGTGGTTTACCTGCATGCTTGACAGGCGCGAACCACCCCCGGATGAGTACAGTCTTGGAGTCTACAGTGTGCTTCGTTTGTTCATTGACCTAGCCTTTCCCGAGACGCAAAGTGGAGAGAAGACGGATTTTGTTCTCTCCCACCCTGATTTCGATATTCAGAACGTCCTCGTGTCCGACGACGGCAGCCTACGTTCACTCATCGATTGGGATGGGGTGAGCACGGTACCTCGCTGTCTAGGAAATGAGGTATATCCAAGCTGGTTAACGCGTGACTGGAATCCGGTAACTTACACATTCGATGAAAGCGCTACGCCTGGATCGGACTGCCAGAATAACCATGAAAACTCACCGAGGGAGCTTGAGCACTACCGCAAGATATATCAGAAGCTCATCGAGAAGATATTGGAATTCCCTGCCGCGTCGAAAAGGATGGCAGCCAACTCCCTGGTCCTCCGCAACCTCTACATCGCCGCTACAGACCCTGTTTGTACGCACGCTATTGTTCGGAGGATCTTTGAGGAGATTACGTCGAGGACGGCCCCTGTTAAATCCTCTACAGAGCATAAAGGTGAAAACGGATCCAATAATGGTGACAACTGCAACAACGGCGCCGATAGCCGTGGCGATGGCGACCATACACATGTTGATGAGGGTGACGATGACTTCTTCATCTATGATGTTTTCACCAAGTTCCGACGCGGCAACCTAAGTGAACGGAACCTACAGCGTCTTACACGTGGATTTCAAGCGCTGTTGATATGA
- a CDS encoding uncharacterized protein (EggNog:ENOG410Q5E3~COG:Q), with translation MDIYVSQLSIHLDPAHWGPNAAEFNPSRWIDTSSSSDQIITPAKGTYVSWSGGPQICPGVKMSQVEFVATMATLFRSARCEPLPTVGIEDAEMLRERLRQLAWDSVSKLTLQMRDPGRVQLRWVPMED, from the coding sequence ATGGACATCTACGTCTCCCAACTAAGCATCCACCTCGACCCGGCACACTGGGGTCCCAACGCAGCCGAATTCAACCCCTCCCGCTGGATCGACACGTCCTCCTCGTCAGATCAAATCATCACCCCAGCAAAGGGCACCTACGTGTCCTGGTCCGGCGGCCCACAGATCTGTCCCGGGGTGAAAATGTCGCAGGTCGAATTCGTCGCGACGATGGCGACGTTGTTCCGGTCCGCGCGGTGCGAGCCGCTGCCAACAGTGGGGATTGAGGATGCTGAGATGCTGAGGGAGAGGCTGAGGCAGTTGGCGTGGGATTCGGTTAGCAAATTGACGTTGCAGATGCGCGATCCGGGGCGTGTGCAGTTGCGGTGGGTGCCGATGGAGGACTGA